TGGATGGTTCAAATCTACAGTTTACCAATCAGTTttagtatgtatgtatgtatgtcaaCGGCTTTAGTTGAGCAGAGCTAATAACATTTTTAACCAGCATATGTAATACATGCTGCCATTGGTGTAAATAACATACAGACAACAATCAGTTTGACCAATGCAACATAGGAAgtcatgtgttttactttgtgtgtttcttatttatttattttattttttgaattgTGTTTGCATATATATTCACCAGTCAGTGCTGACACCTCACAGCCTggttcaaaataaacacagaggacagCTACAAACGGAAGTGAATGGAGAGATGAGACagtttccccttttttttttttttttttgaaaatacaTAATTTGACTGTCACAcaaatgacatttgttttactACTAAAACATAGGTGTGCATTTACTTTTTGTAGTGAAGCCTTCTACAAGCCAAATAGTGTCAGAATGCAACAAGAATACTAAATCTATGTATACAGTTGGATTTAATTCGGAATCGTAGACCTCAAGGGGTTTGGAATCGGCTTTGTTATCGGGACAGGAttcaaatgtatgtttttaagtGAAGGAGTAAAATTCCTTACATCCTGCCTTCCAATTTTCTGAGGCGGGTCCAGTCTTTCGTCTTCATCCCACATTGTGCAAAGCTTCAGGGAAACGTACTTATTGTCGCTCACCTTTTCTGGTGTTTATATTAGTCCACGCCATATGTAGAAATGGCCAATTGAGAGCATCAGTCCAAAATAAGACTCAGCTTCCTGCCTGTGGTTTATACTGTTATGATAGGCATTCAAAACACGAGAAGCTTGTAGCCACAGATGTCAACAGTTGTCTTCTAACACCCATAAACTTTTGGGGTTGGAATTGTTGCCCTTAGTTGACTGAAATGAGCACTCTCAGTTGTCATGGTGgtggtgtttgttttggatgGCATACTCTCGCCTTCCCAAATGTAGAACATCTttgttaaattactttaaaaagaTGAACTGCCCACTTCTACGCGAgttaaatgctgtttttgtgtgtcagtgtgattCTAGGAATGTTTGAATTTGAGATGATAAATCATAATGTGaagcattatttatttaaaccttttaCATCACGTTTTGTGAAACGTTATCTTTTCTGcgaataaacaaaaaagaaatgtgcaacTTTTCCTGACGTGTTACTGTGTGCTTTGTGTCTCTACTAGGAATCTCAAGCAGCCCAGAGACAGATCCTCATGGAATTCCTTAAAGAGGCCAGGAGAAACAAGAGAGAGgtactgtagtttttttgtattttacatgtgtAATATAAAAGTTGGATATACAGAGCTCATGTACTGCTGCACAAAGTGCAGTCAGTTAGAATACAATACAGTTTTcaagaatataaaatatttgtctagtgggggggggggggtcaacaTTCTAAGTTTTTAATTACTTCAAACTATATAAATCCAGGACCTTTATTctgacagcatctaaacatgACAGCTTTCTGTGTAAATGAGCACCCTCATGACTTTTCTGTAACAGTTGCCACAGCAATCTTTACTGGGTCGGTCCTAGCaataagtgttttaaatgtggcaCAAGTCTGATCTGCATGCAGTCACATTAACAGATGGGCACCAGGGTTATtatctaaaacaaaaaaaaaattaatttagactttattatgtaaaaaagtaaagttgGGACTATTTCAAATTGGCACTAAAACAGACAGTTTACAATAAAATGCATCCTCCGACCTCTTAGTCCATCTGCGGTGTAGTAATAAAAGGAAAACCCCAATCTTACAGTTAATCTTTAAATGACCTATTGTAGGGAAACATCTGTATCATGGAGCAGCAGACACTAACTCACTGAAAAGATCAGGAATGGATTACAAACTCCAATCAATgcaaaaaactaaactacattGATCTGTCTGTTCATTTAGACAGACTATAGGACAGTCAAAGAATTTAATGCTCGTCTTCTGAAATTCACAATTCATAGCAGAATGCAAATAGGAATTTAGGGCATCAGTCTGTTATAAGcatttttagaaaaacacagaggattGATGTTGAAAATACATTATGTTGTCAGTTCCTGTGCACAAAGTGGAACTAAATAAATCTTTGAAATTAAAGTGATCATGGATGTATgatttgtgcttttcacagatgttttTCACGAATATGAACATGAATGTGACTAATGTCTGAATGACTGAAACTTTAGCACATTGATAATGTTGCATATCACATGTTTGAGAAGGGCTTTAATCATCACCCTATTTTAGGGGCTTAAAAGAATTTGACTGACTAGTCAGGTCTTTATTTCCCCATTACATTACTTATGAGGtaagcagaagcagaagaggcGTTGAGTTGATTTCAAGTTTAGCATTTGCATTTGAAATCGGCTGTTACTATCTGTTGGCATGGAGCTTAAGGAGCCGTCACTGCCAGTGTACAAGTCATCATCTGGCTAAAAAATCAAAACCAGTCCAGATAGCTAGCAAAAACATTAGGTGTGGCTAAATCAACACTTtggtacatttttaaaaatagagagCACACAGGTGAGCTCAGTAAAAGAACCCATGAAGACCACAGAAAACAACTATACATGACGGGAGAATTCTTTCCTTGTTGGAGAAAACCCCCTTCCGAACAGTCAGCCAGCTCACACCCTCCAGGAGGTAATGCGTCTGTGTCAGTCGACAATCAAGAGAACAGTTTACCAGAGTAAATAAAGTTGGTTTGCCACAGGAGGTGAACCTCAAACACCAGAAGACCAGAAGATTAGAGttaaccaaaaaacaaaatataaaaaaaatagtccAGTTCAGGAAGAACATGCTATGGacagaaatggagagaaaagtCTACTTGCACCAAATGGTGGGGAGGGAGAAGGGAATGAACTGCTGCTTAGCATACCACCTCATCAGTGAGGCATGGTTAAGAATGGATTGTTTTGGTATGGGCATGTATGATGACATCAATGGTGACAAAAGCTGCACATGACTTACTAAATTATGGTTTTGTGAGTTTGTCCCTTCACTTTTGAGTCCCTAAGGTTGGGACCTTTTCCCCACACCCTTAAATTAAAGTCTTCGTGCTACAATTTAATTACTTTttgattgtttcatttcaaagcCAATGTAGTGGTGTACACAGCCAAAATGTAGTCATTTgatattaaatgaaatgtgcacaTGCTGGCACACTTACTTGTGTTTCTGGCTCTGTCAACAGCAACTGGAGCAACTACAGAAAGAACTCAACTTTCTTGAAGAGGACATCAAGCGTGTTGaggtaacaaaacaaaaagagtcaTAAAAGTCAGCCTGTGAGGTGCTTCTCTCAGGTATTGAGAAAGTTTCATGGTGAAGGGACGGACATGAGTCAAAAACAAATGACGCATATGTAAGGTGAAAGAGACAAGTGCATGTGGCAAGTTTTAGTAGTCAGTCTGCTGAGTTGACTCAAATGCAGTCATCATTTGCATCAGCAATGACTGTAACACAGGGCCAGTGAAGATAATTAAAATACTTGAAAACATTTAGAGGCCAGTTTGGAATTTGTATCAAACtgagaaaatagaaatgtctgCTGATAGAGGGTTCGACTTACTATTCTAACAGTATTCATGGATGTTATCATGGGAAACGTGACCTCTATGCATTATTATAAAaccacattatactgtacagtagcaggagctgcaggaacTCATTACATTTGGAGGTAGACAAACGTTTTCTCTATATACATTTACAGGAAATGAGCGGGCTATACTCACCAATGATGGAGGCTGAGTGTACTGTGCCTAATGTGGAGACTCCATCACCAGCACCCAGGTACAACTGGTCTCTGTGTTCTAATTGCAAATAtactctttctttgttttctgaaaatataaTCTTAGCACATATATGTTTGTACTAAtggaaataatataaaataattagcCTTTTGTGTTGCTGTATAGTGTGCCTTATATTTACTTGTGTTTGTTGCCTAGCTGTATTATTGAGTCACCAGACTACAGCCAGCCTCCAGGATTTGGTGGAGCCACCCAGGTGCGTTTGATAAACACTCGCATTGCTTTGgcttattgctgttttttttttaaccactgtgAACCCTGTggagatctgatatttaatttatcttACTAAATTTTACTTGAATTGTTTAAAAtggatatttatttatgtcttaaTAGAACGTTTTATACACGCATGATGTGGATGCACtaagaaataattgaaatactggacatatattttattttaatgttaacaaAAAAACTCGCACACCATCTCaacaaaacatatatatacCTATACAGATAAGGGGACAGCCGAATTACTATTAATAAATAGTAAGTTTAATAGtatagtttgttttctttggtcTGAATCAGATGAATGTAAGTAAATGTTAATTTCCCcttgattcatttatttcacacacagaaatccaaAATCAATATTTGTCCCTACAGGTTACTCGAGAATAGTCTTATTCTTTTATTAGCTAAATGTATTTGGGGTGgtaaaacaaatagaaacacaggaagaagatCCTGTTCTTTATCTGTGAATATTGGTATGCAACACAACAACCACTACACAGTCAGCATTTGCACATCACATGTGTTATCTTGGCAATATACCAACACATTTATGGTAGCAGAACACTGAACACTAATAAACAAGTGTCTTGTGTGGTTGCTGTGTTCACAACTGCCAGTCATAAAAAACCTGGGTATATGTCCTCCAGGGAAAACGACAGACCTGGTACAACAGCACCTTGGCTTCAAGAAGAAAGAGGCTGATGGCTCATTTTGAGGATCTGGAGCAGTGCTACTTCTCCAACAAAATGTCACGCATCACAGGTACCAATGCTACAGAGAATTTCACTAGAAAGATCTATAGTACTTCTGATCCCGTACTAATCACTGAAGAAACTGCACTACAGTAAAGTAAGGCAGGACATGAGGGAGGCTTCATTTGATTTTGTAGAGATGTATATGAATAAATGGATGGTGTCTGTCTTAAAATGAAGAGCACTCTCAAAAAAGTCTATTTATTCAAAAATCTGATGGTATGCAATACAAATGATACGTTATTGTGCGTCTCCTTCAACATTCTCTGTTAATTCTCTGTTTTTTGACTTATGTTATATCATGATCCAATTGCTTTTTTTATGAGGTatattaactgtgtgtgtgtggtattgtCAGATGAAGGAAGGAATCTGAACCAGCTAGATGATTTTATGGAGTGTTTATCCAAATTCACGCGCTACAACTCTGTGCGGCCGTTGGCCACCCTCTCCTACGCCAGTGACCTCTATAACGGCTCCAGTATCGTCTCCAGGTATGAAAAGGAAAAGACTAAACTTGATTGTCTTGATTGTCTTTTACTcctatacatacacatacagcattGATCTTTATTGACTCTGTAATTAACAAGATGTGTTCAGTCACATCTAATTGTGTTCTTTGTTAATAAGTTAATAGAATTGACAGGTCAGAGCAAAGACAATATTCATATTGTGCTATATGGTTCTAACAAACAATTGCATCACATAGCACATCTTGAACAAGGGACATCAGTGTCTGTAAATGTTGTCATTGCCCTGCAAGTTTTAGATACAGGTTTTCTGCAGgtctgtaaaaaatgtaaaattcaatAGGTCTGAATTTTAGGCCTTAATAATTATTGATGATTATGTTAAGTTGATTAATTTAGCATTGAGTTCACATTATGTAACTTTGTCGTGCTTTACATGTTTTTAAGGGAATGTTCACTATAAGCAAAGTAGTGCTGGGTCTGCTTCTTATCCAATGATAACAAGACAGCGTCAGGGAtgaaaacaacagctgctgctgtgttaatGCTTCTTTTAATGCACCAGCAAATGACACGCCTGCCCTGACACAGCTCTGTTTTCTTGACAGCTTTTGCAGACTTCAGTgagtaaatgtgacaaattaataGAAAAGTGCTTCTTGTTGTCAAAGCTCAGAATGAGCTAAAACTTTGAAACAGCAGCTCTTCAGCTGGTGCTGATTGTTACTGCTTCTGGTTAAATGTGTGCAGGGCACATCAGCTGTCGCTAGCTAACATTAATTCAGGGACTTACATTGATGCAAGATCAAATTAAAActtgcagtttatttatttatttttttccttattcATTCATACTTCCCCCGTTTGCATACAATTTAAGACGATTGATGTCCGAACCTGTtcttaaaatgcttttattcaaCTTGTTGGAACCTGCAGAAACTCACGCAGTTTAATGCATTCAAAACTTACCCAGTGGTAGTTGTATTGTTGgcatgttttacttcttttttttttttaaatagacagtACAACAAGGTGTGTTCACTATAAAAGACGCGACACACGTCTCTTTCAGTGTAATCTCAATGAGCCCGCTCACAGTCTTTGACTGTGTCCTCACTTCTCTTTCAGTATCGAGTTTGACCGCGACTGTGACTACTTCGCCATTGCTGGTGTGACCAAGAAGATCAAGGTCTTTGAGTATGGCACTGTGATCCAGGATGCTGTGGACATCCACTATCCCGTCAACGAAATGACCTGCAATTCCAAAATCAGGTAGGGGGAAGTAATTTCTTTCCATGCATGTGATGATTGAATCACATGCATGCAGATCCTGCAGAACATTGGTGTCTTTGCATGTCATGTGTGAGCCTCTTTGGgcacacacatttaacagaGATGGTGAGAACACAGTGCGTCACAGCTTTTTGCATTTAGGGCTATGTAGCTTTATATTGTTCCTATTCAGACGTCTGTCCACTAGGTGGTGTTAATGTGGTAGACTGGTGTATTTTTCCAATATTGATTAGTGATCTCTCAGTCAGTTTGATTCAGCATCATGTGCATTATGCATTATGTATGTGTTAATGTTCTACTCTTTTAAGAAAAATTACTGTTTCTTAAAACAATAACTTTTTATGtttacttttatgttttacttttttttttttttttttttttttctctcatctgtgGCCCACCTTTTTCCCCATGTATGAGCACTAGTCTCctaaaataaatgtcagtgtagAACCCTCTCCATATTTCTATTTAACTTTGGACATGGGCTGCAATATGGTCAACAAAAGCCTAAGTCATAAATGGTGGACAAAGCAAATATTAAGAATGTGACTCAGTGTAAAGTGAAAGGAAACCTTGTTTGTTGTAGCTGTATCAGCTGGAGCAGCTATCACAAGAATCTCCTGGCAAGCAGTGACTATGAGGGCACAGTCATCCTGTGGGATGGATTCACCGGCCAGAGGTCCAAAGTCTATCAGGTAGTCAAAACATAGAGCCTCACGTATTAACATAGGAATCAATTCCTACCATTTGTTGGAGTTTGCATTACTTGAtttaattgattgattggttTAAATTATCAGTCCTATGTGTCATTATGCCTTTTTTAAGGTTTCCTCTGCTTTGTCTTTAGGAACACGAAAAAAGATGCTGGAGTGTTGATTTCAATCTGATGGACCCCAAGCTCTTAGCTTCTGGTTCTGATGATGCTAAAGGTAGCTCATTATTCTTTCTAATATAAAAACTTAGATTTCCTTCTGTTATGGTCTACTTCTACCTATAGTCAAATCTCTTATTTTAtcttgatcatgtttttttttctattccagTGAAATTATGGTCAACCAATCTTGACAACTCTGTGGCCAGCATTGAGGCCAAGGCTAATGTCTGCTGTGTGAAATTTAGTCCCACCTCCAGATATCATCTGGCCTTTGGCTGTGCAGGTAAGAATAGAATTGTTTTTAGGTTGTGAgggtcagttttttttttattttttatgtttcgTTATTGTTTACTGCCATTCGGGGGAAAAGTTGATGCAAACTTGCAATTATTGTGAGACATTTGTgcaaaaagtcttttttttttccaaggcTATTTTCCAGTGTTAGCCCCAAGCTTTGTAAGAatctgtttagtttattttagatATTCAAAGTCTGAATTAGAGAAGAAATTGGTCCATTCATTATTACAAAATCACAGACaaaaaacttgtttttctgtccaTGAGATGTAGTATTATTGTTGTACCCTGACTGCAGGGCGCACACCTCACACCGCTGCACTTTTTCCTTGCAAACCACAAAATTTCTTCTGTGGTCACACAGACTCTGGTGGTCCAGACAAACTTCTGAAAACGTCATTTATTACCCTTCCAATGGAGAAGTAAGAATTAGAACTATTCTGCTATACACAGAAACATTCTTCTAAGTAGCCAAAACGCGAGACATGAACAGAGGTCCAGTGGTGATCTGACAGTAAATTGTGCTGGCTCATTTACCCCATTCCCCATGTCTCTAAGGTCCAATACCGTGTCTGTGAAAGTAAACCTCTCCTTGACTTTGGTGTTGTTGGTTTGCTGGTTTGGAGTAAAAGCCATCAGGCAACAGAACATTGCACCATCTTTGACCATGACTGCCTGTCTTGTGGTTACTTGATATAGCTAACACTGAGAGTTACTTCCAGATATAAAGAACAcctttcacatgcacacacacacttttagagttttgtttcatgttgCCTAAATACAAAGCttattttcttggttttctttgtgcttttatagACCACTGTGTCCACTACTATGATCTACGCAACACTAAGCAGCCAATCATGGTGTTCAAAGGCCACAGGAAGGCAGTGTCCTATGCCAAGTTTGTCAACGGGGAGGAAATAGTTTCAGCGTAAGTCACTTCAGCCTGATTTTTGAGCTAAAGAGTTTTCTTACACCATGTGTAATATCAGAAATTTGGTTTGCTCAAATTTTAGATGTtcattttgcattaatttttatttagtttctgaCACTACAAATACTATGCCTGTCTTATCCTAAAGAAACTGGACCAAGACACTGCACAAGACACCcatttatgtctttgttttctttgctaaCTTAAAAAATACTTATAACAATTGAGATAGTTCTACTTCACACTCCTTTAAAGCAGTTTTAATGCCAAATGCCCAGTTCTAGATTCATTAAGTGAATTAAACCAATTTTATGTGCAGGTCAACAGATAGTCAGCTGAAGCTGTggaatgtcaacaaaacccACTGTCTTCGCTCCTTCAAGGGTCACATCAATGAGAAGAACTTTGTTGGTCTGGCTTCCAATGGAGACTATGTTGCCTGTGGTGAGAATTAACTTTGAATATACCAGGCATGTTGCAAAAAAACTGTACTGCGAGACATGTTTAGTCAGTGTGTAGCTGCTATCACCAGAAATAACTACAGTGCTAATACTAGCATGGAAATGAAGGCAAATAAAACACCATCtcttatttatgtgtgtgtgtgtgtgtgtgtgtgtgtgcgcgtgaaCAGGTAGTGAGAACAACTCCCTCTACCTGTACTACAAAGGACTTTCCAAGACACTCTTAACGTTCAAGTTTGACACAGTGAAGAGTGTCCTGGACAAGGACAAAAAGGAAGACGACACAAATGAGTTTGTCAGCGCTGTCTGTTGGAGGGCTCTGCCCGACGGGGTGAGATACACAACAGAGAATATTACATCACTTACTTTGTCGTTCTGCTACACAAATAATTTCAGAACACCTTTGCATCTTGGTGCATTTGGAAGTCGCACTGTGCAATATAGACTTACAAGGCAATACAAGTCAGTATATCACAATGGTGACAGACAGTAGTTTCTTTTCAAGTCAACTCAAGTCACTGCAACTGTGTATTGACATGAATCTGGTGATATGATCTGCTGATATTATATGTATCATGATGTGAGTCAGTATATTGGGAGGCTGTATAGGAGGCGATatattgcttttttatttaaagaaagcTGTCATACCAttaacactgtaaacacaatatacataaaatcaaaaaacaaaaaagattaaTTTTTTATGGTACCAAAGCAGCTTCCATTCTGACATTTGGATTTTTGTGAGTTTGCAGATCCCTCATTTTTAGTTCACATCTGATTTGTTGACGAAGCAGTTTTTCCATACCTTATTGTCAGATCACGATATAGCAGTGTCTTATCATTATCACAGGGAATTATCACAGTATGATGATATGATATGTATTGCATGTTTCTGTCAGCcaaattgttgtattttgttgtacatgtatataaaatGTGCAATAGATAATTAACAATCAATTGTGGTAAATGACAACAATGTCATCATTTATTAACTGGGTTTTGTTTTCCAGGAGTCAAATGTGCTGATTGCTGCAAACAGTCAAGGAACAATCAAGGTTTGTCAAACATGAGTGAAACCACTAGAAAGCAAATCTTTTCACTTGTAAAGTTGTGTTCAGATTAATAGCAGCgtgtataaaaacataaagtaaagcTCAAAATCCTCacaataacttttttttccccacacagacaaatgcattGGGGAACATTGCACATTCTATTCTAAATCAAAACATTACAACAACTTTacagaaagtaaagaaaaaggaatATTAGGCTGTTCACAAAAATAGCAGTGTCTCCATAATTCTTCACAAActctacatttactgtataaactCTATAAAAATTCTTGAAGATTTCGCTTTCCTGTGAATCACTGAACTAAAAGTTCATTGTATAACCACACTTTTGCTTCACATCTGTGTTGTATGGAGTCAACCAACCTCTGGCGCCTGTGAACAGGTATTCCAGACCAGGATGATTGGACTACATTCCACAATTCCTCCGATATATATCTCGGTTTTTAgaacagtatttttaatttaatcctAATTTCAAGGGCATTTCCTCTACAGCATAAGGCAATATGACCTCTTCaagtattttaatgtatttaaactgATCCATGATCCCGGATATGCAATAAATAGGCCCGGCCCCATTGTATGAAAAAcgtccctttttttcttttttcttttttttccaacaatGGGACTTTGTGGGAGCTTCTTGCCAATAGCTTGGCTTCTCATAGTCTTCTAATTGTTAGAGTACTCACAGATAACTAGATCTTCTTTGATCTCCCTGGAGCTGGAGTCTTTGCCATTTTGGCTCTTCTTCAATCATTTGAATtgtacttttctgttttcttccacGTCTTTCAGGTTTTGGTTACCACTTTAAAGCATTTAAGATCATTTTAGTTCAGCAGCCTCTCATTTTATGCACTTTATATGTTTTCCCCTTTCCAGTcaactttttaatcaaaatgCGCTGTTCTTCTGAACACTGTCTGGAACGACCCATTTTACTCAGCTGTTCAGTGAAAAATGCACTAAAACCAGCTTGTACAACATTTGCTGCCTTTGTCCTGAAATAAAGGCCTTCTGTTTGACACTTGTTTTTTCATAGATGAATGACCTCCCTAATTGAACTCCATGCTGCTACTATTTTGAACACGCCCCTTTTGATGAATGATTGTTACACAGAATCAGTAGCCATGCATGTCaacaatgtttgtttattaCTCTAATGCATTTACTAGTAAATTATTTGCCATGTACAAATATAATTTCTACCAAAAACAGTGATTCATCTGCTTAGTGATGTTGGACAGCTATTACTGTATTACAGTCTAACATAAAAGGGAGTCATAATTCAtacaacacacaacatatttaaaactCTAAGAAAAGCAGTTTTAGTAAAAagtacatgtttacatgtacatgatTCAGGGAATAGAATTTTCTCTTATCACACTCAAGCAATGACCACACtgatattattgttttaaacattaaagtggggttgttgggttttctatagaaTTCCATATACAGTTGTATTCcagtaaggtcttaaaccttaaacactgtaaagtgccttgagatgataaataaactgaattgaactaaACTTTGTGTCCAATGAGAGCAAGTAGCAGATAACAAAACAATCTTTCCTTTCTCCCACTCTACACAGGTACTTGAGCTCGTCTGAACGCCCACCACATTTTAGCGGGTGACAGAACTATGATCAACCTCTCTTGGTTTGGTAAAGGATCAGTCTCATGCAGCGAGAGCCCATTGCGCCTGCTGAAATAGGATGCCCGACGAAAACGATGGGAGAGCTGAAATAAACGAACGGAACCTGTCTTATTTTAATGAGCTACGCATTTTCAGAGTGCAGTTAGGACTTCAGACCTGTGCATCAGCATAGCAGGACAAGATGTGCTGTGATTTTACAGCCACAAAACCCAAAGACTGAGCTTGGGCACAAAGCGAAACAAAGGACTTCAAgcgtttttgtttcttttcacataTCGGCTATAATGGAACACTTCTCTATGGTTTTAGATGAAATCATAAGttctacctttttttttgtttgttttgtttttttgttttttgttttttgttctttaatgAAGCTGTTGCTTTTGAGGGTACATCCAGCCAAATGCTACTAGTGTGATGCATTTTCCCTTTTAAAGGCCAAAGCACAAGACTAAATGACGATGATGCAAAAAGGAttttaacccccccccccccccaccccatgGTTTGTCAACGTGTTCTTTCCCTGtatgtgtaattatttttgtgttttccagatTGGGAGAAGCCCgttttaataaatataacatgAATTTCATTCTGTCAAGCGTATCATCTGTTTGTGGCTTAAGAGCGTCGAGGAAGAACGTTGAATCACGGAAATCCTCTCTGTGCTCATGTTTCTGTTCCTGTCAGAACAAAATGAGATTTGATGTATTTGTAATCATAAATGATCATGAAACTTGAGGTATTGATTTGCGATGCAGCATCAAACTGGATTTCTTTCCTCCTCATGTATGTACGCTATTTGTTGCTTGTTGACAAATGAAAACCTCACAGAATCAGATTTAGCTCTTTTAAAGTAGCAACGAAATAACTCTTCATGAATTGTAGGCTTCAGCATCTAATCTGATCTGAGCTGATCTGAGTTTCTGCGGAGTGGCGATTCATGTCAACACAGAGGGCTCTTGGTTAATATGCCAAGACCCATCTATTTTATGATAACTAAGTTAGAGaggtgttttgtatttgtataactgaataaattatttcaaaacaGGTTTGTCATGTTTcgtcatttttatgttttcagattttctgcCTGTCCTATTATTTGAACTCAAAAACGCCTTTGCAGAATTAAATTACAACTGGCACAAACATTCACTTGGAATCATGCATAACTTTAGAATATTAGACTATGAGTCTGAACAGATGTGCATGTAAACTACAACTTCACTAC
The window above is part of the Anabas testudineus chromosome 17, fAnaTes1.2, whole genome shotgun sequence genome. Proteins encoded here:
- the cop1 gene encoding E3 ubiquitin-protein ligase COP1; protein product: MMSSNRPQQSAGGASSVPSTSSSSTGSTGNTNSGGGNNAVSSNVNGNSSGNVVPTRPLATGSEGGLSVPTLAAVPSSRGGFASLSRPSVSSGSRKKSLHQAPLYNGLLNSYEDKTNDFVCPICFDMIEEAHMTKCGHSFCFKCIRQSLEDSNRCPKCNYIVDNVDQLYPNFLVNELILKQKQRSEEKRLKLDHPNGSRWQVFQDVLSPDQENLDLANVNLMLELLVQKKKQLEAESQAAQRQILMEFLKEARRNKREQLEQLQKELNFLEEDIKRVEEMSGLYSPMMEAECTVPNVETPSPAPSCIIESPDYSQPPGFGGATQGKRQTWYNSTLASRRKRLMAHFEDLEQCYFSNKMSRITDEGRNLNQLDDFMECLSKFTRYNSVRPLATLSYASDLYNGSSIVSSIEFDRDCDYFAIAGVTKKIKVFEYGTVIQDAVDIHYPVNEMTCNSKISCISWSSYHKNLLASSDYEGTVILWDGFTGQRSKVYQEHEKRCWSVDFNLMDPKLLASGSDDAKVKLWSTNLDNSVASIEAKANVCCVKFSPTSRYHLAFGCADHCVHYYDLRNTKQPIMVFKGHRKAVSYAKFVNGEEIVSASTDSQLKLWNVNKTHCLRSFKGHINEKNFVGLASNGDYVACGSENNSLYLYYKGLSKTLLTFKFDTVKSVLDKDKKEDDTNEFVSAVCWRALPDGESNVLIAANSQGTIKVLELV